A DNA window from Daucus carota subsp. sativus chromosome 3, DH1 v3.0, whole genome shotgun sequence contains the following coding sequences:
- the LOC108212430 gene encoding putative F-box protein At3g16210, giving the protein MAKKRSSRIVKTNERVGINKMPEDMIVEILSRLSVKTLVTLRSVCELWKSYISHPHFANLQIARNMTNPEYYDFFIAHCYDQGRRWPYKPSQHKLYVINKNNIHKPMALDLPLPSCSEPNRFSVVGSCNGLLCLAYLGSLKRKRQHRIYLWNPVTRQHKDVCMRKQNLQHRVSLGFGFDDASRDYKTVSVLTDRFDFVSRVSVYSLGQDCWNRIDHAEMKARVLQQCAVIAKGLFYWLMEEKSDPRRFGLVWFNVQTEELGTTSLPDGISCPSVFELKGSVAISTGYIINHEIGIWKQDDDHGWIKIHAIKNSGITGFYGCLNTGEFVGV; this is encoded by the exons ATGGCGAAGAAAAGGTCTTCTCGAATCGTAAAAACGAATGAGCGAGTGGGGATAAATAAAATGCCTGAAGATATGATCGTCGAAATACTTTCACGATTATCTGTGAAAACTCTTGTTACTCTGAGATCTGTATGCGAGTTATGGAAATCCTACATCTCGCACCCTCACTTTGCAAACTTGCAGATAGCGCGTAACATGACCAACCCTGAATACTATGATTTTTTCATCGCTCACTGTTACGACCAAGGCCGCAGGTGGCCATATAAACCAAGCCAACACAAGCTTTATGTCATTAACAAGAATAACATTCACAAGCCTATGGCATTGGATCTCCCTTTACCTAGCTGTTCTGAACCTAACAGATTCAGTGTTGTTGGTTCATGCAACGGCTTGCTTTGCCTCGCGTACCTTGGCAGCCTAAAGAGAAAACGACAACACAGGATATACCTCTGGAACCCTGTTACAAGACAGCACAAGGATGTCTgcatgaggaaacagaatcttcaacaTCGGGTTTCATTAGGGTTCGGGTTTGATGATGCCAGTCGTGACTACAAGACTGTTAGCGTTTTAACGGACAGGTTTGATTTTGTGAGTCGAGTTTCGGTGTATTCACTAGGTCAGGATTGTTGGAATAGAATTGATCATGCAGAGATGAAGGCTCGAGTGCTCCAGCAGTGTGCAGTGATTGCAAAGGGATTGTTTTATTGGTTGATGGAAGAGAAATCTGATCCACGgcgatttggtttggtttggtttaatgTGCAGACCGAGGAACTTGGCACTACTTCATTGCCTGATGGTATCAGTTGTCCTAGCGTGTTTGAGCTTAAGGGGTCTGTTGCCATTAGTACTGGATATATCATTAATCATGAAATCGGAATCTGGAAACAAGATGATGACCATGGTTGGATCAAGATTCATGCTATCAAGAATAGTGGCATTACAGGATTCTACGGTTGTCTTAATACAGGTGAATTTGTTGGAG TATAG
- the LOC108211379 gene encoding DNA mismatch repair protein MSH7, which yields MHRQKSILSFLKRPPQNDAVDSSDEVRGTDTPPEKAPRQILSTNRSDISKGPSIFENIMHKFVRVESKPISSTRNIEKDCSEAVYSAPKESKCPERLSTRIAASGCIRKDNFLNAETETVDREAKGPQLSVESDTDNLGPETPGMRPLVPRLKRIQEDTASNSTVKSDCSLRSSTKRVKLLDETVTNDKNREELREVTSKFEWLNPSKIKDANGRRPNNPLYDKRTLYVPPDVLRNMSASQKQYWSLKSQYMDVLMFFKVGKFYELYELDAEIGHKELDWKITMSGVGKCRQVGISESGIDDAVQKLIARGYKVGMIEQVETSEQAKARGATSIIQRKLVQVVTPSTNVDGNIGPDAVHLLSITEDNCGIDNGSTSYGFAFVDSAALKFWVGSFNDDSSCAALGTLLMQVSPKEILYESHGLSREAQKALKKYSLTGSGICHLTPVQSSTTLADQFEVRNLIQSKGYFKGFCNNLDYAFDGVMHCDLSFRALGGLISHLSRLMLDDALRNGDILPYQLYRGCLRMDGQTLVNLEIFSNTADGSSSGTLYNYLDKCITPSGKRLLRHWICHPLKDIQEISRRLNVVEEMMAQSDASTLVQYLRKLPDLERLLGRIKSTVKSSALIMLPLIRSKILKQRVKEFGSLAKGLRVGIELLKLLHTGQHAISSLNKFVKLPQLGGDNGLDRFLSQIEAAIDSDFPDYQDHNPNDSNPEMLSILMELFSEKCTEWSEVIHAISCIDVLRSFAVISKFSPGVMCRPIILPLSKPISVSRESRGPTLELKGLWHPFALGTHGGLPVPNNIHLGEDTHGYHPCTLLLTGPNMGGKSTLLRATCLAVILAQLGCYVPCESCVLSLVDIIFTRLGASDRIMTGESTFLIECTETASVLQNATQNSLVLLDELGRGTSTFDGYAIAYAVFRHLIEKVNCRLLFATHYHPLTKEFASHPRVILQHMAFTFKSKSEISAKGEKELVFLYRLTNGACPESYGMQVALNAGVPQLVVEAASKAGQVMKRMVGESFKSSECRSEFSTLHEEWLKTLLAVSATKVSTLEDNDAFDTLFCLWHEMKCSGMSCLCQFNFTRLAL from the exons GAACATCGAAAAGGATTGTTCCGAGGCTGTTTACTCTGCGCCTAAGGAATCAAAGTGTCCAGAAAGGCTGTCGACTCGAATTGCAGCTTCTGGCTGTATTAGGAAggataattttctaaatgccgaAACTGAAACAGTTGATCGAGAGGCTAAAGGCCCTCAGTTGTCTGTAGAAAGTGACACTGATAATCTCGGGCCAGAAACACCAGGTATGAGGCCACTTGTTCCACGCTTGAAGAGAATACAGGAGGATACTGCGAGTAACTCTACAGTTAAAAGTGACTGTTCCCTGCGGAGTAGTACTAAAAGGGTGAAGCTCCTTGATGAAACTGTGACTAATGATAAGAACCGTGAAGAGCTGCGTGAAGTGACTAGTAAATTTGAATGGCTTAATCCATCTAAGATAAAGGACGCTAATGGAAGAAGGCCTAACAATCCCCTTTACGACAAGAGGACACTTTATGTTCCCCCGGATGTTTTGAGAAATATGTCAGCATCTCAAAAGCAGTATTGGAGTTTAAAAAGTCAATATATGGATGTCTTGATGTTCTTCAAAGTG GGAAAGTTCTACGAATTATATGAATTAGATGCTGAAATTGGTCACAAAGAACTCGATTGGAAAATTACGATGAGTGGTGTGGGCAAATGCCGGCag GTTGGTATCTCGGAGAGTGGGATTGATGATGCTGTGCAAAAATTAATTGCTCGCGG GTATAAGGTTGGCATGATAGAGCAGGTAGAAACATCTGAACAAGCAAAAGCAAGAGGTGCCACTTCT ATCATACAAAGGAAACTAGTTCAAGTTGTGACTCCATCTACCAATGTAGATGGTAATATTGGCCCTGATGCTGTACATCTTCTTTCGATAACAGAG GATAACTGTGGGATAGATAATGGTTCGACTTCATATGGGTTTGCTTTTGTTGATTCTGCTGCTTTAAAGTTCTGGGTTGGTTCTTTTAATGATGACAGTTCATGTGCTGCTCTGGGCACTCTGCTCATGCAA gTATCACCTAAAGAAATTCTATATGAAAGTCATG GGCTGTCAAGAGAAGCGCAAAAAGCGCTAAAGAAGTACTCATTGACCG GATCTGGTATCTGTCACTTAACTCCTGTACAGTCATCTACCACTCTTGCTGATCAGTTTGAAGTAAGGAATCTCATTCAGTCAAAAGGATACTTCAAAGGATTTTGTAATAATCTGGATTATGCCTTTGATGGCGTTATGCATTGTGATCTTTCCTTTCGTGCACTTGGTGGACTTATTTCTCATCTATCGAGGTTGATG TTAGACGATGCTCTACGGAATGGAGATATTTTACCCTATCAGCTCTACAGGGGTTGCCTTAGAATGGATGGACAAACGCTTGTTAATCTTGAGATTTTTAGCAATACTGCTGATGGTAGTTCATCAG GAACATTGTACAATTATCTAGATAAATGTATAACGCCATCAGGTAAGAGACTGTTAAGGCACTGGATCTGTCATCCTTTAAAAGATATTCAGGAAATCAGCCGCAGGCTTAATGTTGTTGAGGAAATGATGGCACAGTCAGATGCTTCTACGCTTGTGCAGTATCTTCGCAAGCTTCCTGACTTGGAGCGGCTGCTTGGACGCATTAAGTCTACCGTGAAATCTTCTGCCTTGATCATGTTGCCCTTGATTCGGAGCAAAATATTGAAACAGAGA GTGAAAGAGTTTGGATCTCTTGCAAAGGGGTTACGAGTTGGAATAGAGTTATTGAAGCTATTGCATACGGGACAGCATGCAATATCATCCTTAAACAAATTTGTAAAGCTTCCACAACTGGGTGGTGATAATGGGCTTGATAGATTTCTTAGTCAGATTGAAGCAGCTATAGATAGTGACTTTCCCGATTACCAG GATCATAATCCAAATGACTCAAATCCTGAAATGCTCTCCATTTTGATGGAGTTATTTAGTGAGAAGTGTACTGAATGGTCTGAAGTTATCCATGCTATAAGCTGTATTGATGTACTCCGATCATTTGCtgttatatcaaaattttcacCCGGGGTTATGTGTAGACCTATTATATTGCCTCTTTCAAAACCAATTAGTGTATCCAGAGAGTCTAGGGGACCAACTCTTGAATTAAAAGGGTTATGGCATCCATTTGCCCTTGGTACACATGGAGGATTGCCAGTTCCTAACAACATACATCTCGGAGAAGATACACATGGCTATCATCCATGTACCTTACTGTTAACCGGACCTAATATGGGTGGAAAATCAACACTGTTACGTGCTACTTGTCTTGCCGTTATTCTGGCCCAG CTAGGCTGTTATGTACCTTGTGAGAGTTGTGTTCTTTCACTCGTGGATATCATTTTTACGCGGCTAGGTGCTTCTGACAGAATCATGACAGGCGAGA GTACTTTCCTCATTGAATGCACAGAAACAGCATCTGTTTTGCAGAATGCTACTCAAAATTCTTTGGTTCTCCTGGATGAGTTGGGTAGAGGAACAAGCACTTTCGATGGATATGCTATAGCATATGCA GTATTCCGCCATCTTATTGAGAAGGTGAATTGTCGATTACTGTTTGCAACCCACTATCATCCACTTACCAAGGAATTTGCTTCCCATCCGCGTGTTATATTGCAACACATGGCCTTTACATTCAAGTCGAAGTCCGAAATTTCAGCTAAGGGTGAGAAGGAGCTGGTGTTTCTCTATAGACTAACCAATGGAGCATGTCCAGAAAGCTACGGAATGCAAGTGGCTCTAAATGCTGGGGTCCCCCAACTGGTGGTTGAAGCTGCGTCAAAGGCTGGACAAGTTATGAAGAGAATGGTTGGAGAAAGCTTCAAGTCAAGCGAATGTAGGTCAGAGTTTTCTACATTGCATGAAGAATGGTTAAAGACCCTTTTAGCAGTCTCAGCAACCAAAGTGAGCACTTTAGAGGATAACGATGCCTTTGACACTTTGTTCTGCCTTTGGCATGAGATGAAATGTTCCG GCATGTCCTGCCTCTGTCAATTCAATTTCACCAGACTCGCGCTGTAA